From Methanosarcina lacustris Z-7289, one genomic window encodes:
- a CDS encoding ADP-ribosylglycohydrolase family protein — translation MDSRTIDIEKKLRGYLFGMACADALGRPVEHLTLEQIKEKYGEGGISELPPNSPWTDDTQLMLVLSRGLLHGAELELPGLMDKIAEELVLWLDEPDLGAGATTRGAALNLNDGIHWSRSGLNSKTCGSLMRVGILGFIFRNDPEKLIKAALFSGRITHFHPVADAASIAGAYAVKLALDGVSPDEMFLPLLRVTEGISDEFTEALKGSYEMAHSSLENKEALQKIGQGWYADETFALAYFCILRYPDDYKKAVQTTVNITGDSDSVGSVAGGILGARLGLEAVPISWIEALKEKELLEEMVAPLLEKYLQVSQNKLRS, via the coding sequence ATGGACTCAAGAACTATCGATATCGAAAAAAAACTAAGGGGCTACCTTTTTGGCATGGCCTGCGCTGACGCTCTTGGGCGTCCTGTAGAACACCTGACCCTTGAACAGATAAAGGAGAAATACGGAGAAGGTGGAATTTCTGAGCTTCCTCCAAATTCTCCCTGGACCGACGATACCCAGTTGATGCTTGTACTCTCCAGAGGGCTCCTGCATGGGGCAGAACTTGAACTTCCTGGGCTTATGGATAAGATTGCAGAGGAACTTGTCCTGTGGCTGGATGAACCTGACCTCGGAGCAGGAGCAACTACCAGGGGCGCAGCTTTGAACCTGAACGATGGAATTCACTGGAGCAGGTCAGGACTAAACTCAAAAACGTGCGGAAGCCTCATGCGGGTTGGAATCCTTGGTTTCATTTTCCGGAATGATCCTGAAAAACTGATTAAAGCAGCCTTATTTTCCGGCAGAATTACCCATTTCCACCCGGTCGCAGACGCCGCATCCATTGCAGGGGCATATGCTGTTAAACTGGCTCTTGATGGTGTATCCCCAGACGAAATGTTTCTGCCCCTTCTCAGGGTAACAGAAGGCATTTCTGATGAGTTTACGGAAGCCCTGAAAGGTTCTTATGAAATGGCTCACAGCAGCCTGGAAAATAAAGAGGCTCTCCAGAAAATCGGGCAGGGCTGGTATGCGGATGAGACTTTTGCCCTTGCTTATTTCTGCATTCTGCGGTACCCGGATGATTATAAAAAAGCCGTTCAAACTACGGTGAACATAACCGGGGACTCAGATTCAGTGGGCAGTGTTGCAGGTGGGATTCTCGGGGCAAGGCTTGGGCTTGAAGCAGTGCCTATCTCCTGGATTGAAGCCCTGAAGGAAAAAGAGTTACTTGAGGAAATGGTTGCGCCTTTGCTTGAGAAGTACCTTCAGGTTTCCCAAAACAAACTGAGGTCTTAA
- a CDS encoding proteasome-activating nucleotidase, protein MSEDSAIRSSMEDIKSRVEFQLECGEIIPEDVKSLLTEIEILKVQTENMKARLLEASVATGRHLQEINKLKAHLEQLTEPPLFIATILEVTGEIALIRQHGNNQEVLTQIPEECLGKIEPGMRVAVNGAYSIISIVSRAADVRAQVMELINSPGVDYSMIGGLEDVLQEVRESVELPLTEPELFENLGIEPPSGVLLHGAPGTGKTLIAKAIASQAKATFIRMSGSDLVQKFVGEGSRLVKDIFQLARDKSPSILFIDEIDAVGSMRTYDGTSGSAEVNRTMLQLLAEMDGFDPKGNVKVVAATNRIDLLDPALLRPGRFDRSIEIPLPDERGRIEILKIHTRRMKLADDVNFDKLAKVMSGRSGAEISVIVKEAGIFVLRRRGQQIAMADFLKAYDKVVNVKAPPIPQAMFV, encoded by the coding sequence ATGTCAGAAGACAGTGCCATAAGATCTTCTATGGAAGATATTAAGTCCAGGGTAGAGTTTCAGCTTGAGTGCGGGGAGATTATTCCTGAGGATGTGAAATCTCTCTTAACCGAAATAGAGATACTTAAGGTTCAGACTGAAAATATGAAGGCACGGCTTCTTGAAGCCAGTGTAGCCACAGGCAGGCACCTTCAGGAGATCAATAAATTAAAAGCTCATCTGGAACAGCTTACTGAACCTCCACTTTTCATTGCAACCATTCTTGAGGTAACCGGGGAAATTGCCCTTATCAGGCAGCACGGAAACAACCAGGAAGTCCTTACGCAGATACCTGAAGAATGCCTCGGAAAAATAGAGCCCGGAATGAGGGTTGCTGTAAACGGAGCTTACTCAATTATCTCCATAGTGAGCAGGGCTGCTGATGTGAGAGCTCAGGTTATGGAGCTTATCAATTCTCCTGGTGTGGACTACAGCATGATTGGCGGGCTGGAGGACGTACTTCAGGAAGTCCGTGAAAGCGTGGAACTTCCGCTTACCGAACCTGAGCTTTTTGAGAACCTGGGAATTGAACCTCCCTCTGGTGTTCTGCTCCACGGAGCACCCGGCACGGGAAAGACCTTGATTGCAAAAGCCATAGCTTCTCAGGCAAAAGCCACCTTCATCCGGATGTCAGGTTCCGACCTCGTCCAGAAGTTCGTAGGGGAAGGCTCAAGGCTCGTTAAGGATATTTTCCAGCTTGCAAGGGATAAGTCCCCAAGCATCCTCTTCATAGACGAAATCGATGCTGTGGGCAGCATGAGGACCTATGATGGAACCAGCGGTTCGGCAGAGGTAAACAGGACAATGCTTCAGCTCCTTGCCGAGATGGATGGTTTTGACCCGAAAGGCAACGTAAAGGTGGTTGCAGCAACCAACCGGATTGACCTGCTTGACCCTGCTCTTCTCAGACCTGGCAGGTTTGATAGGTCCATTGAAATTCCACTCCCTGATGAAAGAGGCAGGATTGAGATCCTGAAGATCCACACCCGCAGGATGAAACTTGCCGATGATGTGAACTTTGATAAGCTTGCAAAGGTTATGTCAGGAAGGAGTGGGGCAGAGATTAGTGTAATTGTCAAAGAAGCCGGAATATTTGTATTGCGCAGACGTGGTCAGCAGATCGCGATGGCAGACTTCCTTAAAGCTTATGACAAGGTTGTAAACGTGAAGGCACCCCCAATTCCTCAGGCCATGTTTGTGTAA
- a CDS encoding TIGR00304 family membrane protein, translating into MRSSENFLRVGATVTFIGFIIVLAGVVLTMLQHPAKTQMGGLIMLGPIPIVFGSAPEITTNMLGLGLLITILYLFLWKTKR; encoded by the coding sequence ATGCGTTCATCAGAAAATTTTCTAAGAGTAGGCGCAACAGTCACATTTATTGGCTTCATTATAGTATTAGCAGGTGTTGTTCTTACAATGTTACAGCATCCCGCAAAAACTCAAATGGGCGGACTTATCATGCTTGGGCCCATCCCAATAGTATTCGGCTCTGCTCCTGAAATTACAACAAATATGCTTGGGCTTGGATTATTGATAACGATTCTTTACCTATTCCTGTGGAAGACAAAACGTTGA
- a CDS encoding TIGR00304 family membrane protein translates to MTGNLLVFTGFFIILFGFLIIIIGTAIGMRENSEPGKGYSKRKDLFGKEADSENSPGFEKTYKQEPHAGKAESRIRGGGVIMLGPIPIIFGSDGESAKTAIILAIILMVLSLLIFRGIIV, encoded by the coding sequence TTGACTGGAAACTTACTTGTTTTTACTGGATTTTTCATAATACTCTTTGGGTTTTTAATTATTATAATCGGAACAGCCATAGGCATGCGCGAGAATTCCGAACCTGGAAAAGGATATTCAAAAAGAAAAGACCTGTTCGGAAAAGAAGCTGATTCGGAAAATTCACCTGGTTTTGAGAAAACCTATAAGCAAGAGCCTCATGCAGGAAAAGCCGAATCAAGGATCAGAGGTGGAGGAGTAATTATGCTCGGCCCGATCCCGATTATCTTCGGAAGCGATGGTGAAAGCGCAAAGACAGCAATAATCCTTGCGATAATCCTGATGGTCCTCAGCCTGCTGATTTTCAGAGGCATAATCGTCTAA
- a CDS encoding adenylosuccinate synthase, translating into MFTIITGAQFGDEGKGKIVDLLAKDYDIVARFQGGNNAGHTVRVGDEVYKLHLIPSGILLDARVLIGPGVVMNPEVLAEEAAMFEKHGINVDAGKLGIDAKTSIIMPYHIELDGLREAARETKIGTTGRGIGYAYIDKVARDEIRMAELADRERFLARLEELAPQKEKEIEAMGGNPKIVRDPVLIKRYLELGKQFAAYITDVSREINQALDEGKNVMAEAAQGTHLDVIHGTQKFVTSSSTIAGSACANLGVGPTRVDSVIAIVKAYITRVGEGPLPTELTGELGERLQKAGGEFGTTTGRGRRCGWFDLPLLKKAIALNGYTEISLTKLDVLTGLKTLRICVGYKYKGENLDYPPELTEDLRDCSPVYEDLPGWKADLTEVKAYDELPENSRNYVRRLEELMKVPVNYISVGPGRAQTFKKE; encoded by the coding sequence ATGTTTACGATAATCACAGGCGCGCAGTTCGGTGACGAGGGAAAAGGCAAGATTGTCGACCTTCTTGCAAAAGACTATGATATTGTTGCCCGTTTCCAGGGTGGGAACAACGCAGGCCATACAGTCAGGGTAGGAGATGAGGTCTACAAACTGCACCTGATCCCCTCAGGCATCCTACTTGATGCCAGGGTCCTGATCGGGCCTGGGGTTGTCATGAACCCGGAGGTTTTAGCCGAAGAAGCCGCAATGTTTGAGAAGCACGGGATAAATGTAGACGCAGGGAAACTCGGGATTGATGCAAAAACAAGCATTATTATGCCTTACCACATAGAACTGGACGGGCTCAGGGAAGCTGCAAGGGAAACAAAAATAGGAACCACTGGACGCGGAATCGGCTATGCCTATATTGATAAGGTAGCCAGAGACGAGATCCGCATGGCTGAACTTGCGGACAGGGAACGCTTCCTGGCAAGGCTTGAAGAACTTGCTCCCCAGAAAGAAAAGGAAATTGAGGCAATGGGAGGCAACCCGAAAATCGTCAGAGATCCGGTCCTCATAAAAAGATACCTTGAACTTGGAAAACAGTTTGCAGCCTATATTACAGATGTTTCCAGGGAAATCAATCAGGCTCTCGATGAAGGAAAGAATGTCATGGCTGAAGCTGCGCAGGGCACCCACCTTGACGTTATACACGGAACCCAGAAATTCGTAACCTCTTCTTCCACAATTGCAGGCTCTGCATGTGCCAACCTTGGAGTGGGACCTACGAGGGTGGACAGTGTCATTGCTATAGTAAAAGCCTATATAACGAGAGTTGGGGAAGGGCCGCTTCCAACAGAGCTTACCGGAGAACTGGGAGAAAGGCTACAGAAAGCCGGAGGCGAGTTCGGGACAACTACAGGCAGAGGCAGAAGGTGCGGCTGGTTTGACCTTCCACTCCTTAAAAAGGCTATTGCCCTTAACGGATATACGGAAATTTCCCTTACCAAACTGGACGTACTGACAGGCCTCAAGACTCTCAGGATCTGTGTCGGATACAAATATAAAGGAGAAAACCTGGACTATCCCCCGGAACTTACAGAAGACCTCCGGGACTGCAGTCCGGTGTATGAAGACCTTCCAGGCTGGAAAGCCGACCTGACAGAGGTAAAAGCCTATGATGAGCTTCCGGAAAATTCCAGAAACTATGTTAGAAGGCTTGAAGAGCTTATGAAAGTCCCTGTCAATTATATATCAGTAGGTCCGGGAAGGGCACAAACCTTTAAAAAAGAATAG
- a CDS encoding 30S ribosomal protein S19e: MTTVFDVPAMEMIEKLAGILKENEKVVPPEWAENVKTGVHKELPPTNEDWWYIRCAAVLRKIYTDGPIGTERLRSVYGGKKDYGVQPSHKAKGSGSVARKTVQQLETAGFLQKVKNGRTVSAKGRSMMDNAAHELRQDLLEKIPGLAKY; the protein is encoded by the coding sequence ATGACAACAGTATTTGACGTTCCTGCAATGGAAATGATCGAAAAGCTTGCAGGTATTCTGAAGGAAAATGAAAAGGTAGTTCCCCCTGAATGGGCTGAGAACGTGAAAACCGGGGTTCATAAAGAACTGCCCCCAACCAACGAAGACTGGTGGTACATCAGGTGCGCAGCAGTCCTGAGGAAAATCTATACAGACGGGCCAATCGGAACCGAGAGACTCCGCTCTGTATATGGAGGAAAGAAGGACTATGGCGTCCAGCCCTCCCACAAAGCAAAGGGCAGCGGTTCTGTTGCTAGAAAGACAGTACAGCAGCTTGAAACTGCAGGCTTCCTGCAGAAAGTAAAGAACGGAAGAACAGTATCTGCAAAAGGACGTTCCATGATGGATAACGCAGCACACGAACTTAGACAGGACCTGCTCGAAAAGATTCCCGGACTTGCAAAATACTGA